One window of Ziziphus jujuba cultivar Dongzao chromosome 5, ASM3175591v1 genomic DNA carries:
- the LOC107420614 gene encoding pre-mRNA-processing protein 40A isoform X2: MDGTSSQSSSAQPLRPPAVASMGPQSFGPSLSMQFRPVVPSQQGQPFSQQFQPNIGMPSGPGQPLQFSQPMQQYPPRPSQPGPMPSSQGLPISYIQTRPITSGPPQSQQPAPPFSNQMPGLAGAGAPFSSSYSFPPSSFAQPQNNVSSMPQFQPQSQMQAPVVPVGGQPWLSSGSQGAAVVTPVQQPQQPSPAPSADNTTNVPSGTQQSSSDWQEHTSADGRRYYYNKRTKQSSWEKPLELMTPIERADASTVWKEYSSPDGRKYYYNKVTRQSKWTMPEELKLAREQAQKEASQGNQSDTGLTSHTPVAVASAGTSIVATNSVGTSTPTAPTGVALSPVAVTPVASSANPPLIGSGSSAAPGAQSSVPGAVGVQPPMVTATPLPPTVSGTTGTPANTTSMSRASQDITNSKDGASKQDIEEARKGMAVAGKINVTPIEEKSPDEEPLVYVNKLEAKNAFKSLLESANVQSDWTWEQAMREIINDKRYGALKTLGERKQAFNEYLGQRKKLEAEERRMRQKKAREEFTKMLEESKELTSSTRWSKAVTMFENDERYKAVERARDREDLFESYIVELERKEKEKAAEEHRRNIAEYRKFLETCDFIKVNSQWRKVQDRLEDDERCLRLEKLDRLLIYQDYIRDLEKEEEEQKKIQKEHLRRVERRNRDEFRKLLEDHVAAGTLTAKTHWRDYCLKIKELPQYQAVASNTSGSTPKDLFEDVAEELEKQYHEDKTRLKDAMKIGKITFASTWTFEDFKNAVSEETGSPPVSDINIKASLTLFTCLKLVYEELLERAKEKEEKEAKKRQRLADDFNKLLYTFKEITVSSNWEDCKQLFEDSQEYRSIGEESLRREIFEDHIAHLQEKAKEKERKREEEKARKDKEREEKDKRKEKEKEKKEKEKEKEKEKEKEREKEKGKERSKKDETDSENVDMTDSHSHKEDKKKEKDKERKHRKRHQSATDDMGSDKDEKEESKKRRHGSDRKKSRKHAYSPESDNESRHRRHKREHRDGSRRNGGYEELEDGELGEDGEIQ, from the exons ATGGACGGTACTAGTTCTCAGTCATCATCTGCACAG CCACTTCGGCCTCCTGCAGTTGCTTCCATGGGACCTCAGAGTTTTGGTCCATCCTTGTCTATGCAA TTTCGACCAGTTGTTCCAAGTCAGCAAGGACAACCATTTTCCCAACAGTTTCAACCAAATATAGGGATGCCTTCTGGTCCTGGTCAACCGCTACAATTTTCTCAACCTATGCAGCAGTATCCTCCGAGGCCTAGTCAGCCTGGTCCTATGCCTTCGTCACAGGGTTTACCAATTTCATATATTCAGACAAGGCCTATTACATCTGGCCCACCACAGTCACAGCAACCTGCTCCCCCTTTTAGCAATCAGATGCCTGGCTTAGCTGGTGCTGGAGCACCTTTTTCTTCATCATATTCT TTTCCACCATCATCTTTTGCCCAGCCACAGAATAATGTCAGTTCAATGCCCCAGTTCCAGCCACAGTCTCAAATGCAAGCACCTGTAGTACCTGTTGGCGGGCAACCTTGGTTGTCCTCGGGAAGCCAAGGTGCAGCAGTTGTTACACCAGTACAGCAACCTCAACAGCCTTCTCCTGCTCCTTCTGCTGATAAT ACTACAAATGTTCCTAGCGGAACACAGCAATCCTCATCTGACTGGCAAGAACATACATCGGCTGATGGAAGAAG aTATTATTACAACAAAAGAACAAAGCAATCTAGTTGGGAGAAGCCTTTAGAATTGATGACGCCAATTGAG AGAGCTGATGCATCAACTGTTTGGAAGGAATATAGTTCTCCAGATGGAAGAAA GTATTATTACAACAAAGTTACGCGGCAATCGAAGTGGACGATGCCTGAGGAATTAAAG TTGGCTCGTGAACAAGCTCAGAAAGAAGCTAGCCAGGGAAATCAATCAGATACGGGTTTGACCTCTCACACCCCTGTTGCAGTTGCTTCAGCTGGAACATCCATTGTGGCTACTAATTCAGTGGGCACTAGCACTCCTACAGCACCAACTGGGGTAGCATTGAGCCCTGTTGCTGTTACACCTGTGGCTTCTTCAGCTAATCCTCCCCTGATAGGTTCTGGATCATCAGCGGCTCCTGGTGCACAGTCTTCCGTACCAGGTGCTGTGGGAGTTCAACCTCCCATGGTAACTGCAACTCCCCTGCCCCCTACTGTTTCAGGAACTACTGGAACTCCTGCCAACACAACTTCAAt GAGTCGAGCATCTCAAGATATTACAAATTCAAAAGACGGAGCTTCTAAACAGGACATTGAG GAAGCAAGGAAGGGCATGgcagttgctggaaaaatcaatgTAACTCCTATAGAGGAAAAGTCACCAGATGAGGAGCCCTTGGTATATGTCAATAAGCTG gaGGCAAAAAATGCATTCAAATCACTTCTGGAATCTGCAAATGTTCAATCTGATTGGACTTGGGAACAG GCaatgagagaaattattaatgACAAAAGATATGGTGCGCTGAAAACATTAGGTGAGCGGAAGCAAGCTTTTAATGAG TACTTGGGTCAAAGGAAAAAATTGGAAGCTGAAGAGAGACGCATGAGGCAGAAAAAAGCTAGAGAAGAGTTTACAAAAATGCTGGAA GAGTCCAAAGAACTTACTTCATCCACCAGATGGAG CAAAGCTGTAACTATGTTTGAAAATGATGAACGTTACAAAGCCGTAGAGCGAGCTAGAGATCGAGAAGATCTTTTTGAAAGCTACATTGTGGAACTTGAGAGGAAG gaaaaggaaaaagctGCCGAAGAGCACAGGCGGAATATAGCTGAATACAGGAAATTCCTGGAAACTTGCGACTTTATTAAG GTGAACAGCCAGTGGCGTAAAGTTCAAGATCGATTGGAGGATGATGAGAGATGCTTGCGTCTTGAAAAGCTTGACCGCTTGCTCATTTATCAG GATTATATACGTGACCTGGAGAAGGAGGAAGAGGAGCAAAAGAAGATACAGAAG GAACATTTGAGGCGGGTTGAGAGGAGGAATCGTGATGAGTTTCGCAAGCTTTTGGAAGACCATGTGGCTGCTGGTACTCTTACAGCTAAAACTCACTGGCGCGATTATTGTTTGAAG ATCAAGGAGTTGCCTCAATATCAAGCTGTTGCATCAAATACTTCTGGTTCGACACCAAAAGATCTGTTTGAGGATGTTGCTGAAGAATTGGAGAAACAG TATCATGAAGATAAAACTCGTCTtaaagatgcaatgaagattggGAAG ATTACCTTTGCATCCACTTGGACATTTGAAGATTTTAAGAATGCAGTTTCTGAAGAAACTGGTTCTCCCCCAGTATCAGATATCAACATAAAG GCTTCTTTAACACTCTTTACTTGCTTGAAGCTTGTATATGAGGAGTTATTGGAGAGAGCGAAGGAGAAAGAGGAGAAAGAAGCTAAGAAACGTCAACGCCTTGCCGATGACTTCAATAAGCTTTTATACACATTCAAG GAAATAACGGTATCTTCTAATTGGGAGGATTGCAAGCAACTTTTTGAAGATAGCCAAGAGTACAG ATCAATTGGTGAGGAGAGCTTGAGGAGGGAGATTTTTGAGGATCACATTGCGCATCTACAGGAGAAAGCTAAAGAGAAAGAACGCAAGCGTGAGGAGGAAAAG GCCAGaaaagataaagagagagaggagaaagacAAGCGgaaggagaaagagaaagagaaaaaagagaaggagaaggagaaggagaaggagaaggagaaggagcgtgaaaaagaaaagggtaagGAACGGTCGAAGAAGGATGAAACCGATAGTGAGAATGTAGATATGACTGATAGTCATAGTCATAAAGaggataagaaaaaagaaaaagacaaggaAAGGAAACATCGAAAGCGGCATCAAAGTGCCACAGATGACATGGGTTCTGATAAGGATGAGAAAGAGGAGTCTAAGAAGCGCAGACATGGCAGTGACCGCAAAAAATCGAGAAAA CATGCATATTCACCTGAATCAGACAATGAAAGCCGGCATAGAAGACATAAAAGAGAGCATCGGGATGGTTCTCGTAGAAATGGCGGATACGAGGAACTTGAAGATGGGGAGTTGGGCGAAGATGGTGAAATCCAGTAG
- the LOC107420614 gene encoding pre-mRNA-processing protein 40A isoform X4 has protein sequence MDGTSSQSSSAQPLRPPAVASMGPQSFGPSLSMQFRPVVPSQQGQPFSQQFQPNIGMPSGPGQPLQFSQPMQQYPPRPSQPGPMPSSQGLPISYIQTRPITSGPPQSQQPAPPFSNQMPGLAGAGAPFSSSYSFPPSSFAQPQNNVSSMPQFQPQSQMQAPVVPVGGQPWLSSGSQGAAVVTPVQQPQQPSPAPSADNTTNVPSGTQQSSSDWQEHTSADGRRYYYNKRTKQSSWEKPLELMTPIERADASTVWKEYSSPDGRKYYYNKVTRQSKWTMPEELKLAREQAQKEASQGNQSDTGLTSHTPVAVASAGTSIVATNSVGTSTPTAPTGVALSPVAVTPVASSANPPLIGSGSSAAPGAQSSVPGAVGVQPPMVTATPLPPTVSGTTGTPANTTSMSRASQDITNSKDGASKQDIEEARKGMAVAGKINVTPIEEKSPDEEPLVYVNKLEAKNAFKSLLESANVQSDWTWEQAMREIINDKRYGALKTLGERKQAFNEYLGQRKKLEAEERRMRQKKAREEFTKMLEESKELTSSTRWSKAVTMFENDERYKAVERARDREDLFESYIVELERKEKEKAAEEHRRNIAEYRKFLETCDFIKVNSQWRKVQDRLEDDERCLRLEKLDRLLIYQDYIRDLEKEEEEQKKIQKEHLRRVERRNRDEFRKLLEDHVAAGTLTAKTHWRDYCLKIKELPQYQAVASNTSGSTPKDLFEDVAEELEKQYHEDKTRLKDAMKIGKITFASTWTFEDFKNAVSEETGSPPVSDINIKLVYEELLERAKEKEEKEAKKRQRLADDFNKLLYTFKEITVSSNWEDCKQLFEDSQEYRSIGEESLRREIFEDHIAHLQEKAKEKERKREEEKARKDKEREEKDKRKEKEKEKKEKEKEKEKEKEKEREKEKGKERSKKDETDSENVDMTDSHSHKEDKKKEKDKERKHRKRHQSATDDMGSDKDEKEESKKRRHGSDRKKSRKHAYSPESDNESRHRRHKREHRDGSRRNGGYEELEDGELGEDGEIQ, from the exons ATGGACGGTACTAGTTCTCAGTCATCATCTGCACAG CCACTTCGGCCTCCTGCAGTTGCTTCCATGGGACCTCAGAGTTTTGGTCCATCCTTGTCTATGCAA TTTCGACCAGTTGTTCCAAGTCAGCAAGGACAACCATTTTCCCAACAGTTTCAACCAAATATAGGGATGCCTTCTGGTCCTGGTCAACCGCTACAATTTTCTCAACCTATGCAGCAGTATCCTCCGAGGCCTAGTCAGCCTGGTCCTATGCCTTCGTCACAGGGTTTACCAATTTCATATATTCAGACAAGGCCTATTACATCTGGCCCACCACAGTCACAGCAACCTGCTCCCCCTTTTAGCAATCAGATGCCTGGCTTAGCTGGTGCTGGAGCACCTTTTTCTTCATCATATTCT TTTCCACCATCATCTTTTGCCCAGCCACAGAATAATGTCAGTTCAATGCCCCAGTTCCAGCCACAGTCTCAAATGCAAGCACCTGTAGTACCTGTTGGCGGGCAACCTTGGTTGTCCTCGGGAAGCCAAGGTGCAGCAGTTGTTACACCAGTACAGCAACCTCAACAGCCTTCTCCTGCTCCTTCTGCTGATAAT ACTACAAATGTTCCTAGCGGAACACAGCAATCCTCATCTGACTGGCAAGAACATACATCGGCTGATGGAAGAAG aTATTATTACAACAAAAGAACAAAGCAATCTAGTTGGGAGAAGCCTTTAGAATTGATGACGCCAATTGAG AGAGCTGATGCATCAACTGTTTGGAAGGAATATAGTTCTCCAGATGGAAGAAA GTATTATTACAACAAAGTTACGCGGCAATCGAAGTGGACGATGCCTGAGGAATTAAAG TTGGCTCGTGAACAAGCTCAGAAAGAAGCTAGCCAGGGAAATCAATCAGATACGGGTTTGACCTCTCACACCCCTGTTGCAGTTGCTTCAGCTGGAACATCCATTGTGGCTACTAATTCAGTGGGCACTAGCACTCCTACAGCACCAACTGGGGTAGCATTGAGCCCTGTTGCTGTTACACCTGTGGCTTCTTCAGCTAATCCTCCCCTGATAGGTTCTGGATCATCAGCGGCTCCTGGTGCACAGTCTTCCGTACCAGGTGCTGTGGGAGTTCAACCTCCCATGGTAACTGCAACTCCCCTGCCCCCTACTGTTTCAGGAACTACTGGAACTCCTGCCAACACAACTTCAAt GAGTCGAGCATCTCAAGATATTACAAATTCAAAAGACGGAGCTTCTAAACAGGACATTGAG GAAGCAAGGAAGGGCATGgcagttgctggaaaaatcaatgTAACTCCTATAGAGGAAAAGTCACCAGATGAGGAGCCCTTGGTATATGTCAATAAGCTG gaGGCAAAAAATGCATTCAAATCACTTCTGGAATCTGCAAATGTTCAATCTGATTGGACTTGGGAACAG GCaatgagagaaattattaatgACAAAAGATATGGTGCGCTGAAAACATTAGGTGAGCGGAAGCAAGCTTTTAATGAG TACTTGGGTCAAAGGAAAAAATTGGAAGCTGAAGAGAGACGCATGAGGCAGAAAAAAGCTAGAGAAGAGTTTACAAAAATGCTGGAA GAGTCCAAAGAACTTACTTCATCCACCAGATGGAG CAAAGCTGTAACTATGTTTGAAAATGATGAACGTTACAAAGCCGTAGAGCGAGCTAGAGATCGAGAAGATCTTTTTGAAAGCTACATTGTGGAACTTGAGAGGAAG gaaaaggaaaaagctGCCGAAGAGCACAGGCGGAATATAGCTGAATACAGGAAATTCCTGGAAACTTGCGACTTTATTAAG GTGAACAGCCAGTGGCGTAAAGTTCAAGATCGATTGGAGGATGATGAGAGATGCTTGCGTCTTGAAAAGCTTGACCGCTTGCTCATTTATCAG GATTATATACGTGACCTGGAGAAGGAGGAAGAGGAGCAAAAGAAGATACAGAAG GAACATTTGAGGCGGGTTGAGAGGAGGAATCGTGATGAGTTTCGCAAGCTTTTGGAAGACCATGTGGCTGCTGGTACTCTTACAGCTAAAACTCACTGGCGCGATTATTGTTTGAAG ATCAAGGAGTTGCCTCAATATCAAGCTGTTGCATCAAATACTTCTGGTTCGACACCAAAAGATCTGTTTGAGGATGTTGCTGAAGAATTGGAGAAACAG TATCATGAAGATAAAACTCGTCTtaaagatgcaatgaagattggGAAG ATTACCTTTGCATCCACTTGGACATTTGAAGATTTTAAGAATGCAGTTTCTGAAGAAACTGGTTCTCCCCCAGTATCAGATATCAACATAAAG CTTGTATATGAGGAGTTATTGGAGAGAGCGAAGGAGAAAGAGGAGAAAGAAGCTAAGAAACGTCAACGCCTTGCCGATGACTTCAATAAGCTTTTATACACATTCAAG GAAATAACGGTATCTTCTAATTGGGAGGATTGCAAGCAACTTTTTGAAGATAGCCAAGAGTACAG ATCAATTGGTGAGGAGAGCTTGAGGAGGGAGATTTTTGAGGATCACATTGCGCATCTACAGGAGAAAGCTAAAGAGAAAGAACGCAAGCGTGAGGAGGAAAAG GCCAGaaaagataaagagagagaggagaaagacAAGCGgaaggagaaagagaaagagaaaaaagagaaggagaaggagaaggagaaggagaaggagaaggagcgtgaaaaagaaaagggtaagGAACGGTCGAAGAAGGATGAAACCGATAGTGAGAATGTAGATATGACTGATAGTCATAGTCATAAAGaggataagaaaaaagaaaaagacaaggaAAGGAAACATCGAAAGCGGCATCAAAGTGCCACAGATGACATGGGTTCTGATAAGGATGAGAAAGAGGAGTCTAAGAAGCGCAGACATGGCAGTGACCGCAAAAAATCGAGAAAA CATGCATATTCACCTGAATCAGACAATGAAAGCCGGCATAGAAGACATAAAAGAGAGCATCGGGATGGTTCTCGTAGAAATGGCGGATACGAGGAACTTGAAGATGGGGAGTTGGGCGAAGATGGTGAAATCCAGTAG
- the LOC107420614 gene encoding pre-mRNA-processing protein 40A isoform X1 yields MDGTSSQSSSAQPLRPPAVASMGPQSFGPSLSMQFRPVVPSQQGQPFSQQFQPNIGMPSGPGQPLQFSQPMQQYPPRPSQPGPMPSSQGLPISYIQTRPITSGPPQSQQPAPPFSNQMPGLAGAGAPFSSSYSFPPSSFAQPQNNVSSMPQFQPQSQMQAPVVPVGGQPWLSSGSQGAAVVTPVQQPQQPSPAPSADNTTNVPSGTQQSSSDWQEHTSADGRRYYYNKRTKQSSWEKPLELMTPIERADASTVWKEYSSPDGRKYYYNKVTRQSKWTMPEELKLAREQAQKEASQGNQSDTGLTSHTPVAVASAGTSIVATNSVGTSTPTAPTGVALSPVAVTPVASSANPPLIGSGSSAAPGAQSSVPGAVGVQPPMVTATPLPPTVSGTTGTPANTTSMSRASQDITNSKDGASKQDIEYFLLQEARKGMAVAGKINVTPIEEKSPDEEPLVYVNKLEAKNAFKSLLESANVQSDWTWEQAMREIINDKRYGALKTLGERKQAFNEYLGQRKKLEAEERRMRQKKAREEFTKMLEESKELTSSTRWSKAVTMFENDERYKAVERARDREDLFESYIVELERKEKEKAAEEHRRNIAEYRKFLETCDFIKVNSQWRKVQDRLEDDERCLRLEKLDRLLIYQDYIRDLEKEEEEQKKIQKEHLRRVERRNRDEFRKLLEDHVAAGTLTAKTHWRDYCLKIKELPQYQAVASNTSGSTPKDLFEDVAEELEKQYHEDKTRLKDAMKIGKITFASTWTFEDFKNAVSEETGSPPVSDINIKASLTLFTCLKLVYEELLERAKEKEEKEAKKRQRLADDFNKLLYTFKEITVSSNWEDCKQLFEDSQEYRSIGEESLRREIFEDHIAHLQEKAKEKERKREEEKARKDKEREEKDKRKEKEKEKKEKEKEKEKEKEKEREKEKGKERSKKDETDSENVDMTDSHSHKEDKKKEKDKERKHRKRHQSATDDMGSDKDEKEESKKRRHGSDRKKSRKHAYSPESDNESRHRRHKREHRDGSRRNGGYEELEDGELGEDGEIQ; encoded by the exons ATGGACGGTACTAGTTCTCAGTCATCATCTGCACAG CCACTTCGGCCTCCTGCAGTTGCTTCCATGGGACCTCAGAGTTTTGGTCCATCCTTGTCTATGCAA TTTCGACCAGTTGTTCCAAGTCAGCAAGGACAACCATTTTCCCAACAGTTTCAACCAAATATAGGGATGCCTTCTGGTCCTGGTCAACCGCTACAATTTTCTCAACCTATGCAGCAGTATCCTCCGAGGCCTAGTCAGCCTGGTCCTATGCCTTCGTCACAGGGTTTACCAATTTCATATATTCAGACAAGGCCTATTACATCTGGCCCACCACAGTCACAGCAACCTGCTCCCCCTTTTAGCAATCAGATGCCTGGCTTAGCTGGTGCTGGAGCACCTTTTTCTTCATCATATTCT TTTCCACCATCATCTTTTGCCCAGCCACAGAATAATGTCAGTTCAATGCCCCAGTTCCAGCCACAGTCTCAAATGCAAGCACCTGTAGTACCTGTTGGCGGGCAACCTTGGTTGTCCTCGGGAAGCCAAGGTGCAGCAGTTGTTACACCAGTACAGCAACCTCAACAGCCTTCTCCTGCTCCTTCTGCTGATAAT ACTACAAATGTTCCTAGCGGAACACAGCAATCCTCATCTGACTGGCAAGAACATACATCGGCTGATGGAAGAAG aTATTATTACAACAAAAGAACAAAGCAATCTAGTTGGGAGAAGCCTTTAGAATTGATGACGCCAATTGAG AGAGCTGATGCATCAACTGTTTGGAAGGAATATAGTTCTCCAGATGGAAGAAA GTATTATTACAACAAAGTTACGCGGCAATCGAAGTGGACGATGCCTGAGGAATTAAAG TTGGCTCGTGAACAAGCTCAGAAAGAAGCTAGCCAGGGAAATCAATCAGATACGGGTTTGACCTCTCACACCCCTGTTGCAGTTGCTTCAGCTGGAACATCCATTGTGGCTACTAATTCAGTGGGCACTAGCACTCCTACAGCACCAACTGGGGTAGCATTGAGCCCTGTTGCTGTTACACCTGTGGCTTCTTCAGCTAATCCTCCCCTGATAGGTTCTGGATCATCAGCGGCTCCTGGTGCACAGTCTTCCGTACCAGGTGCTGTGGGAGTTCAACCTCCCATGGTAACTGCAACTCCCCTGCCCCCTACTGTTTCAGGAACTACTGGAACTCCTGCCAACACAACTTCAAt GAGTCGAGCATCTCAAGATATTACAAATTCAAAAGACGGAGCTTCTAAACAGGACATTGAG TATTTTCTCTTGCAGGAAGCAAGGAAGGGCATGgcagttgctggaaaaatcaatgTAACTCCTATAGAGGAAAAGTCACCAGATGAGGAGCCCTTGGTATATGTCAATAAGCTG gaGGCAAAAAATGCATTCAAATCACTTCTGGAATCTGCAAATGTTCAATCTGATTGGACTTGGGAACAG GCaatgagagaaattattaatgACAAAAGATATGGTGCGCTGAAAACATTAGGTGAGCGGAAGCAAGCTTTTAATGAG TACTTGGGTCAAAGGAAAAAATTGGAAGCTGAAGAGAGACGCATGAGGCAGAAAAAAGCTAGAGAAGAGTTTACAAAAATGCTGGAA GAGTCCAAAGAACTTACTTCATCCACCAGATGGAG CAAAGCTGTAACTATGTTTGAAAATGATGAACGTTACAAAGCCGTAGAGCGAGCTAGAGATCGAGAAGATCTTTTTGAAAGCTACATTGTGGAACTTGAGAGGAAG gaaaaggaaaaagctGCCGAAGAGCACAGGCGGAATATAGCTGAATACAGGAAATTCCTGGAAACTTGCGACTTTATTAAG GTGAACAGCCAGTGGCGTAAAGTTCAAGATCGATTGGAGGATGATGAGAGATGCTTGCGTCTTGAAAAGCTTGACCGCTTGCTCATTTATCAG GATTATATACGTGACCTGGAGAAGGAGGAAGAGGAGCAAAAGAAGATACAGAAG GAACATTTGAGGCGGGTTGAGAGGAGGAATCGTGATGAGTTTCGCAAGCTTTTGGAAGACCATGTGGCTGCTGGTACTCTTACAGCTAAAACTCACTGGCGCGATTATTGTTTGAAG ATCAAGGAGTTGCCTCAATATCAAGCTGTTGCATCAAATACTTCTGGTTCGACACCAAAAGATCTGTTTGAGGATGTTGCTGAAGAATTGGAGAAACAG TATCATGAAGATAAAACTCGTCTtaaagatgcaatgaagattggGAAG ATTACCTTTGCATCCACTTGGACATTTGAAGATTTTAAGAATGCAGTTTCTGAAGAAACTGGTTCTCCCCCAGTATCAGATATCAACATAAAG GCTTCTTTAACACTCTTTACTTGCTTGAAGCTTGTATATGAGGAGTTATTGGAGAGAGCGAAGGAGAAAGAGGAGAAAGAAGCTAAGAAACGTCAACGCCTTGCCGATGACTTCAATAAGCTTTTATACACATTCAAG GAAATAACGGTATCTTCTAATTGGGAGGATTGCAAGCAACTTTTTGAAGATAGCCAAGAGTACAG ATCAATTGGTGAGGAGAGCTTGAGGAGGGAGATTTTTGAGGATCACATTGCGCATCTACAGGAGAAAGCTAAAGAGAAAGAACGCAAGCGTGAGGAGGAAAAG GCCAGaaaagataaagagagagaggagaaagacAAGCGgaaggagaaagagaaagagaaaaaagagaaggagaaggagaaggagaaggagaaggagaaggagcgtgaaaaagaaaagggtaagGAACGGTCGAAGAAGGATGAAACCGATAGTGAGAATGTAGATATGACTGATAGTCATAGTCATAAAGaggataagaaaaaagaaaaagacaaggaAAGGAAACATCGAAAGCGGCATCAAAGTGCCACAGATGACATGGGTTCTGATAAGGATGAGAAAGAGGAGTCTAAGAAGCGCAGACATGGCAGTGACCGCAAAAAATCGAGAAAA CATGCATATTCACCTGAATCAGACAATGAAAGCCGGCATAGAAGACATAAAAGAGAGCATCGGGATGGTTCTCGTAGAAATGGCGGATACGAGGAACTTGAAGATGGGGAGTTGGGCGAAGATGGTGAAATCCAGTAG